In Callospermophilus lateralis isolate mCalLat2 chromosome 18, mCalLat2.hap1, whole genome shotgun sequence, one DNA window encodes the following:
- the Slc12a3 gene encoding solute carrier family 12 member 3 isoform X2, which produces MAQLPTTEMPGDPALCRGRFTISTLLGGDEPLPPAAYDSSHPSHLTHGSTFHMRTFGYNTMDAVPAYEHYADSALPGEPRKVRPTLADLHSFLKEGSHLHALAFDSRPSHEMTDGLVDDEARTNSDKSPGEPVRFGWVKGVMIRCMLNIWGVILYLRLPWITAQAGIVLTWVIILLSVMVTSITGLSISAISTNGKVKSGGTYFLISRSLGPELGGSIGLIFAFANAVGVAMHTVGFAETVRDLLQEYGTPIVDPINDIRIIGVATVTVLLAISLAGMEWESKAQVLFFLVIMVSFANYLVGTLIPPSEDKASKGFFSYRGDIFVQNLVPDWRGIDGSFFGMFSIFFPSATGILAGANISGDLKDPAVAIPKGTLMAIFWTTISYLAISATIGSCVVRDASGDLNDTVTPGSGACEGLACGYGWNFTECAQQHSCRYGLINYYQTMSLVSGFAPLITAGIFGATLSSALACLVSAAKVFQCLCEDQLYPLIGFFGKGYGKNKEPVRGYLLAYAIAVAFIIIAELNTIAPIISNFFLCSYALINFSCFHASITNSPGWRPSFQYYSKWTALFGAVVSVVIMFLLTWWAALIAIGVVLFLLLYVIYKKPEVNWGSSVQAGSYNLALSYSVGLNEVEDHIKNYRPQCLVLTGPPNFRPALVDFVGTFTQNLSLMICGHVLIGPRKQRMPELRLIAHGHTKWLNKRKIKAFYSDVIAEDLRSGVQILMQAAGLGRMKPNILVVGYKKNWQSAHPATVEDYIDILHDAFDFNYGVCVLRMREGLNISETMQAHVNPVFDPAEDSKGTSARGARPSVSGTLDPEALVREEQASTIFQSEQGKKTVDIYWLFDDGGLTLLIPYLLRRKKRWSKCKIRVFVGGQVSRMDQERKAIISLLSKFRLGFHEVHVLPDINQKPRAEHTKRFEDMIAPFRLNDGFKDEATVAEMRRDCPWKISDEEVNKNRIKSLRQVRLNEILLDYSREAALVVITLPIGRKGKCPSSLYMAWLETLSQDLRPPVVLIRGNQENVLTFYCQ; this is translated from the exons GAGGGCAGCCACCTGCATGCCCTGGCCTTCGACAGCCGGCCCAGCCACGAGATGACGGACGGGCTGGTGGACGACGAGGCCCGCACCAACAGTGACAAGAGCCCCGGGGAGCCCGTGCGCTTCGGCTGGGTCAAGGGCGTGATG ATCCGCTGCATGCTCAACATCTGGGGTGTGATCCTCTACCTGCGGCTCCCCTGGATTACGGCGCAGGCGGGCATTG TGCTGACCTGGGTCATCATCCTGCTCTCGGTCATGGTGACCTCCATCACAGGCCTCTCCATCTCGGCCATCTCCACCAACGGCAAGGTCAAGTCAG GTGGCACCTACTTTCTCATCTCCCGGAGTCTGGGCCCTGAACTGGGGGGCTCCATCGGCCTCATCTTCGCCTTCGCCAACGCTGTGGGTGTGGCCATGCACACGGTGGGCTTCGCAGAGACCGTGCGGGACCTGCTCCAG GAGTACGGCACACCCATCGTGGACCCCATCAACGATATCCGCATCATCGGCGTGGCCACGGTCACGGTGCTGCTGGCCATCTCCCTGGCTGGCATGGAATGGGAGTCCAAG GCCCAGGTGTTGTTCTTCCTTGTCAttatggtctcctttgccaactactTGGTGGGGACCCTGATACCCCCATCAGAGGACAAGGCCTCCAAGGGCTTCTTCAGTTACCGGG GGGACATTTTTGTTCAGAACTTGGTGCCCGACTGGAGGGGCATTGATGGCAGCTTCTTCGGGATGTTCTCCATCTTCTTCCCCTCGGCCACCGGGATCCTGGCCGGGGCCAACATCTCTGGGGACCTCAAG GACCCTGCTGTGGCCATCCCCAAGGGCACGCTCATGGCCATTTTCTGGACCACCATCTCCTACCTGGCCATCTCAGCCACCATCG GCTCCTGTGTGGTGCGTGACGCCTCCGGGGACCTGAACGACACGGTGACCCCTGGCTCGGGTGCCTGTGAGGGGCTGGCCTGCGGCTACGGCTGGAACTTCACCGAGTGCGCCCAGCAGCACAGCTGTCGCTACGGCCTCATCAACTACTATCAG ACCATGAGCCTGGTGTCGGGCTTCGCGCCCCTGATCACAGCCGGCATCTTCGGGGCCACCCTGTCCTCTGCCCTGGCCTGCCTGGTCTCTGCTGCCAAGGTCTTCCAG TGCCTGTGCGAGGATCAGCTGTACCCACTGATCGGCTTCTTTGGCAAAGGCTACGGCAAGAACAAGGAGCCCGTGCGCGGCTACCTGCTGGCCTATGCCATTGCAGTGGCCTTCATCATCATTG CCGAGCTCAACACCATTGCGCCCATCATTTCCAACTTCTTCCTGTGCTCCTACGCCCTCATCAACTTCAGCTGCTTCCACGCCTCCATCACCAACTCACCGG GGTGGAGACCCTCGTTCCAATACTACAGCAAGTGGACGGCGCTGTTCGGGGCAGTGGTCTCCGTGGTCATCATGTTCCTGCTCACCTGGTGGGCAGCCCTCATCGCCATCGGCGTGGTCCTCTTCCTCCTGCTCTACGTCATCTACAAAAAGCCAG AGGTCAACTGGGGCTCCTCGGTGCAGGCGGGCTCCTACAACCTGGCCCTCAGCTACTCGGTGGGCCTCAACGAGGTGGAAGACCACATCAAGAACTACCG ccccCAGTGCTTGGTGCTCACCGGTCCCCCCAACTTCCGCCCGGCCCTGGTGGACTTTGTGGGCACCTTTACCCAGAACCTGAGCCTAATGATCTGCGGCCACGTGCTCATC GGACCCCGAAAGCAGAGGATGCCCGAGCTGCGGCTCATTGCCCACGGGCACACCAAGTGGCTGAACAAGAGGAAGATCAAGGCCTTCTACTCTGACGTCATCGCCGAGGACCTCCGCAGCGGGGTGCAGATTCTTATGCAG GCCGCAGGTCTGGGGAGAATGAAGCCCAATATCCTGGTGGTCGGATACAAGAAGAACTGGCAGTCTGCTCACCCAGCCACGGTGGAAGACTACATCGACATCCTACA CGATGCCTTTGATTTCAACTACGGCGTGTGTGTCTTGAGGATGCGCGAGGGGCTGAACATCTCCGAGACCATGCAGGCTCACG TTAATCCTGTGTTTGACCCAGCGGAGGACAGCAAGGGCACCAGCGCCCGCGGGGCCAGGCCATCTGTGTCGGGCACAC TGGACCCTGAGGCCCTGGTGCGGGAGGAGCAGGCCAGCACCATCTTCCAGTCCGAGCAGGGCAAGAAGACTGTGGACATCTACTGGCTCTTTGATGATGGAG GCCTCACCCTCCTCATCCCCTATCTCCTTCGACGCAAGAAGAGGTGGAGCAAATGCAAGATCCGGGTGTTCGTTGGGGGCCAGGTCAGCAGGATGGACCAGGAGAGGAAGGC GATCATTTCTCTGTTGAGCAAGTTCCGACTGGGATTTCATGAAGTTCATGTCCTTCCTGACATCAATCAGAAGCCGCGGGCGGAGCA CACCAAGCGCTTTGAGGACATGATTGCACCCTTCCGCCTGAACGATGGCTTCAAGGACGAGGCCACCGTGGCCGAGATGAGGCGGGACTGCCCGTGGAAGATCTCAGATGAGGAGGTCAACAAGAACAGGATCAAG TCCCTTCGGCAGGTGAGACTGAATGAGATCCTGCTGGACTACTCCCGGGAGGCGGCCCTGGTGGTCAT CACCTTGCCCATAGGAAGGAAGGGGAAGTGCCCCAGCTCGCTGTACATGGCCTggctggagaccctgtcccaggaTCTCAGGCCTCCCGTCGTCCTGATCCGGGGAAACCAGGAAAACGTGCTCACCTTCTACTGCCAGTAA
- the Slc12a3 gene encoding solute carrier family 12 member 3 isoform X4 — translation MAQLPTTEMPGDPALCRGRFTISTLLGGDEPLPPAAYDSSHPSHLTHGSTFHMRTFGYNTMDAVPAYEHYADSALPGEPRKVRPTLADLHSFLKEGSHLHALAFDSRPSHEMTDGLVDDEARTNSDKSPGEPVRFGWVKGVMIRCMLNIWGVILYLRLPWITAQAGIVLTWVIILLSVMVTSITGLSISAISTNGKVKSGGTYFLISRSLGPELGGSIGLIFAFANAVGVAMHTVGFAETVRDLLQEYGTPIVDPINDIRIIGVATVTVLLAISLAGMEWESKAQVLFFLVIMVSFANYLVGTLIPPSEDKASKGFFSYRGDIFVQNLVPDWRGIDGSFFGMFSIFFPSATGILAGANISGDLKDPAVAIPKGTLMAIFWTTISYLAISATIGSCVVRDASGDLNDTVTPGSGACEGLACGYGWNFTECAQQHSCRYGLINYYQTMSLVSGFAPLITAGIFGATLSSALACLVSAAKVFQCLCEDQLYPLIGFFGKGYGKNKEPVRGYLLAYAIAVAFIIIAELNTIAPIISNFFLCSYALINFSCFHASITNSPGWRPSFQYYSKWTALFGAVVSVVIMFLLTWWAALIAIGVVLFLLLYVIYKKPEVNWGSSVQAGSYNLALSYSVGLNEVEDHIKNYRPQCLVLTGPPNFRPALVDFVGTFTQNLSLMICGHVLIGPRKQRMPELRLIAHGHTKWLNKRKIKAFYSDVIAEDLRSGVQILMQAAGLGRMKPNILVVGYKKNWQSAHPATVEDYIDILHDAFDFNYGVCVLRMREGLNISETMQAHVNPVFDPAEDSKGTSARVDPEALVREEQASTIFQSEQGKKTVDIYWLFDDGGLTLLIPYLLRRKKRWSKCKIRVFVGGQVSRMDQERKAIISLLSKFRLGFHEVHVLPDINQKPRAEHTKRFEDMIAPFRLNDGFKDEATVAEMRRDCPWKISDEEVNKNRIKSLRQVRLNEILLDYSREAALVVITLPIGRKGKCPSSLYMAWLETLSQDLRPPVVLIRGNQENVLTFYCQ, via the exons GAGGGCAGCCACCTGCATGCCCTGGCCTTCGACAGCCGGCCCAGCCACGAGATGACGGACGGGCTGGTGGACGACGAGGCCCGCACCAACAGTGACAAGAGCCCCGGGGAGCCCGTGCGCTTCGGCTGGGTCAAGGGCGTGATG ATCCGCTGCATGCTCAACATCTGGGGTGTGATCCTCTACCTGCGGCTCCCCTGGATTACGGCGCAGGCGGGCATTG TGCTGACCTGGGTCATCATCCTGCTCTCGGTCATGGTGACCTCCATCACAGGCCTCTCCATCTCGGCCATCTCCACCAACGGCAAGGTCAAGTCAG GTGGCACCTACTTTCTCATCTCCCGGAGTCTGGGCCCTGAACTGGGGGGCTCCATCGGCCTCATCTTCGCCTTCGCCAACGCTGTGGGTGTGGCCATGCACACGGTGGGCTTCGCAGAGACCGTGCGGGACCTGCTCCAG GAGTACGGCACACCCATCGTGGACCCCATCAACGATATCCGCATCATCGGCGTGGCCACGGTCACGGTGCTGCTGGCCATCTCCCTGGCTGGCATGGAATGGGAGTCCAAG GCCCAGGTGTTGTTCTTCCTTGTCAttatggtctcctttgccaactactTGGTGGGGACCCTGATACCCCCATCAGAGGACAAGGCCTCCAAGGGCTTCTTCAGTTACCGGG GGGACATTTTTGTTCAGAACTTGGTGCCCGACTGGAGGGGCATTGATGGCAGCTTCTTCGGGATGTTCTCCATCTTCTTCCCCTCGGCCACCGGGATCCTGGCCGGGGCCAACATCTCTGGGGACCTCAAG GACCCTGCTGTGGCCATCCCCAAGGGCACGCTCATGGCCATTTTCTGGACCACCATCTCCTACCTGGCCATCTCAGCCACCATCG GCTCCTGTGTGGTGCGTGACGCCTCCGGGGACCTGAACGACACGGTGACCCCTGGCTCGGGTGCCTGTGAGGGGCTGGCCTGCGGCTACGGCTGGAACTTCACCGAGTGCGCCCAGCAGCACAGCTGTCGCTACGGCCTCATCAACTACTATCAG ACCATGAGCCTGGTGTCGGGCTTCGCGCCCCTGATCACAGCCGGCATCTTCGGGGCCACCCTGTCCTCTGCCCTGGCCTGCCTGGTCTCTGCTGCCAAGGTCTTCCAG TGCCTGTGCGAGGATCAGCTGTACCCACTGATCGGCTTCTTTGGCAAAGGCTACGGCAAGAACAAGGAGCCCGTGCGCGGCTACCTGCTGGCCTATGCCATTGCAGTGGCCTTCATCATCATTG CCGAGCTCAACACCATTGCGCCCATCATTTCCAACTTCTTCCTGTGCTCCTACGCCCTCATCAACTTCAGCTGCTTCCACGCCTCCATCACCAACTCACCGG GGTGGAGACCCTCGTTCCAATACTACAGCAAGTGGACGGCGCTGTTCGGGGCAGTGGTCTCCGTGGTCATCATGTTCCTGCTCACCTGGTGGGCAGCCCTCATCGCCATCGGCGTGGTCCTCTTCCTCCTGCTCTACGTCATCTACAAAAAGCCAG AGGTCAACTGGGGCTCCTCGGTGCAGGCGGGCTCCTACAACCTGGCCCTCAGCTACTCGGTGGGCCTCAACGAGGTGGAAGACCACATCAAGAACTACCG ccccCAGTGCTTGGTGCTCACCGGTCCCCCCAACTTCCGCCCGGCCCTGGTGGACTTTGTGGGCACCTTTACCCAGAACCTGAGCCTAATGATCTGCGGCCACGTGCTCATC GGACCCCGAAAGCAGAGGATGCCCGAGCTGCGGCTCATTGCCCACGGGCACACCAAGTGGCTGAACAAGAGGAAGATCAAGGCCTTCTACTCTGACGTCATCGCCGAGGACCTCCGCAGCGGGGTGCAGATTCTTATGCAG GCCGCAGGTCTGGGGAGAATGAAGCCCAATATCCTGGTGGTCGGATACAAGAAGAACTGGCAGTCTGCTCACCCAGCCACGGTGGAAGACTACATCGACATCCTACA CGATGCCTTTGATTTCAACTACGGCGTGTGTGTCTTGAGGATGCGCGAGGGGCTGAACATCTCCGAGACCATGCAGGCTCACG TTAATCCTGTGTTTGACCCAGCGGAGGACAGCAAGGGCACCAGCGCCCG AGTGGACCCTGAGGCCCTGGTGCGGGAGGAGCAGGCCAGCACCATCTTCCAGTCCGAGCAGGGCAAGAAGACTGTGGACATCTACTGGCTCTTTGATGATGGAG GCCTCACCCTCCTCATCCCCTATCTCCTTCGACGCAAGAAGAGGTGGAGCAAATGCAAGATCCGGGTGTTCGTTGGGGGCCAGGTCAGCAGGATGGACCAGGAGAGGAAGGC GATCATTTCTCTGTTGAGCAAGTTCCGACTGGGATTTCATGAAGTTCATGTCCTTCCTGACATCAATCAGAAGCCGCGGGCGGAGCA CACCAAGCGCTTTGAGGACATGATTGCACCCTTCCGCCTGAACGATGGCTTCAAGGACGAGGCCACCGTGGCCGAGATGAGGCGGGACTGCCCGTGGAAGATCTCAGATGAGGAGGTCAACAAGAACAGGATCAAG TCCCTTCGGCAGGTGAGACTGAATGAGATCCTGCTGGACTACTCCCGGGAGGCGGCCCTGGTGGTCAT CACCTTGCCCATAGGAAGGAAGGGGAAGTGCCCCAGCTCGCTGTACATGGCCTggctggagaccctgtcccaggaTCTCAGGCCTCCCGTCGTCCTGATCCGGGGAAACCAGGAAAACGTGCTCACCTTCTACTGCCAGTAA
- the Slc12a3 gene encoding solute carrier family 12 member 3 isoform X6 produces the protein MAQLPTTEMPGDPALCRGRFTISTLLGGDEPLPPAAYDSSHPSHLTHGSTFHMRTFGYNTMDAVPAYEHYADSALPGEPRKVRPTLADLHSFLKEGSHLHALAFDSRPSHEMTDGLVDDEARTNSDKSPGEPVRFGWVKGVMIRCMLNIWGVILYLRLPWITAQAGIVLTWVIILLSVMVTSITGLSISAISTNGKVKSGGTYFLISRSLGPELGGSIGLIFAFANAVGVAMHTVGFAETVRDLLQEYGTPIVDPINDIRIIGVATVTVLLAISLAGMEWESKAQVLFFLVIMVSFANYLVGTLIPPSEDKASKGFFSYRGDIFVQNLVPDWRGIDGSFFGMFSIFFPSATGILAGANISGDLKDPAVAIPKGTLMAIFWTTISYLAISATIGSCVVRDASGDLNDTVTPGSGACEGLACGYGWNFTECAQQHSCRYGLINYYQTMSLVSGFAPLITAGIFGATLSSALACLVSAAKVFQCLCEDQLYPLIGFFGKGYGKNKEPVRGYLLAYAIAVAFIIIAELNTIAPIISNFFLCSYALINFSCFHASITNSPGWRPSFQYYSKWTALFGAVVSVVIMFLLTWWAALIAIGVVLFLLLYVIYKKPEVNWGSSVQAGSYNLALSYSVGLNEVEDHIKNYRPQCLVLTGPPNFRPALVDFVGTFTQNLSLMICGHVLIGPRKQRMPELRLIAHGHTKWLNKRKIKAFYSDVIAEDLRSGVQILMQAAGLGRMKPNILVVGYKKNWQSAHPATVEDYIDILHDAFDFNYGVCVLRMREGLNISETMQAHVDPEALVREEQASTIFQSEQGKKTVDIYWLFDDGGLTLLIPYLLRRKKRWSKCKIRVFVGGQVSRMDQERKAIISLLSKFRLGFHEVHVLPDINQKPRAEHTKRFEDMIAPFRLNDGFKDEATVAEMRRDCPWKISDEEVNKNRIKSLRQVRLNEILLDYSREAALVVITLPIGRKGKCPSSLYMAWLETLSQDLRPPVVLIRGNQENVLTFYCQ, from the exons GAGGGCAGCCACCTGCATGCCCTGGCCTTCGACAGCCGGCCCAGCCACGAGATGACGGACGGGCTGGTGGACGACGAGGCCCGCACCAACAGTGACAAGAGCCCCGGGGAGCCCGTGCGCTTCGGCTGGGTCAAGGGCGTGATG ATCCGCTGCATGCTCAACATCTGGGGTGTGATCCTCTACCTGCGGCTCCCCTGGATTACGGCGCAGGCGGGCATTG TGCTGACCTGGGTCATCATCCTGCTCTCGGTCATGGTGACCTCCATCACAGGCCTCTCCATCTCGGCCATCTCCACCAACGGCAAGGTCAAGTCAG GTGGCACCTACTTTCTCATCTCCCGGAGTCTGGGCCCTGAACTGGGGGGCTCCATCGGCCTCATCTTCGCCTTCGCCAACGCTGTGGGTGTGGCCATGCACACGGTGGGCTTCGCAGAGACCGTGCGGGACCTGCTCCAG GAGTACGGCACACCCATCGTGGACCCCATCAACGATATCCGCATCATCGGCGTGGCCACGGTCACGGTGCTGCTGGCCATCTCCCTGGCTGGCATGGAATGGGAGTCCAAG GCCCAGGTGTTGTTCTTCCTTGTCAttatggtctcctttgccaactactTGGTGGGGACCCTGATACCCCCATCAGAGGACAAGGCCTCCAAGGGCTTCTTCAGTTACCGGG GGGACATTTTTGTTCAGAACTTGGTGCCCGACTGGAGGGGCATTGATGGCAGCTTCTTCGGGATGTTCTCCATCTTCTTCCCCTCGGCCACCGGGATCCTGGCCGGGGCCAACATCTCTGGGGACCTCAAG GACCCTGCTGTGGCCATCCCCAAGGGCACGCTCATGGCCATTTTCTGGACCACCATCTCCTACCTGGCCATCTCAGCCACCATCG GCTCCTGTGTGGTGCGTGACGCCTCCGGGGACCTGAACGACACGGTGACCCCTGGCTCGGGTGCCTGTGAGGGGCTGGCCTGCGGCTACGGCTGGAACTTCACCGAGTGCGCCCAGCAGCACAGCTGTCGCTACGGCCTCATCAACTACTATCAG ACCATGAGCCTGGTGTCGGGCTTCGCGCCCCTGATCACAGCCGGCATCTTCGGGGCCACCCTGTCCTCTGCCCTGGCCTGCCTGGTCTCTGCTGCCAAGGTCTTCCAG TGCCTGTGCGAGGATCAGCTGTACCCACTGATCGGCTTCTTTGGCAAAGGCTACGGCAAGAACAAGGAGCCCGTGCGCGGCTACCTGCTGGCCTATGCCATTGCAGTGGCCTTCATCATCATTG CCGAGCTCAACACCATTGCGCCCATCATTTCCAACTTCTTCCTGTGCTCCTACGCCCTCATCAACTTCAGCTGCTTCCACGCCTCCATCACCAACTCACCGG GGTGGAGACCCTCGTTCCAATACTACAGCAAGTGGACGGCGCTGTTCGGGGCAGTGGTCTCCGTGGTCATCATGTTCCTGCTCACCTGGTGGGCAGCCCTCATCGCCATCGGCGTGGTCCTCTTCCTCCTGCTCTACGTCATCTACAAAAAGCCAG AGGTCAACTGGGGCTCCTCGGTGCAGGCGGGCTCCTACAACCTGGCCCTCAGCTACTCGGTGGGCCTCAACGAGGTGGAAGACCACATCAAGAACTACCG ccccCAGTGCTTGGTGCTCACCGGTCCCCCCAACTTCCGCCCGGCCCTGGTGGACTTTGTGGGCACCTTTACCCAGAACCTGAGCCTAATGATCTGCGGCCACGTGCTCATC GGACCCCGAAAGCAGAGGATGCCCGAGCTGCGGCTCATTGCCCACGGGCACACCAAGTGGCTGAACAAGAGGAAGATCAAGGCCTTCTACTCTGACGTCATCGCCGAGGACCTCCGCAGCGGGGTGCAGATTCTTATGCAG GCCGCAGGTCTGGGGAGAATGAAGCCCAATATCCTGGTGGTCGGATACAAGAAGAACTGGCAGTCTGCTCACCCAGCCACGGTGGAAGACTACATCGACATCCTACA CGATGCCTTTGATTTCAACTACGGCGTGTGTGTCTTGAGGATGCGCGAGGGGCTGAACATCTCCGAGACCATGCAGGCTCACG TGGACCCTGAGGCCCTGGTGCGGGAGGAGCAGGCCAGCACCATCTTCCAGTCCGAGCAGGGCAAGAAGACTGTGGACATCTACTGGCTCTTTGATGATGGAG GCCTCACCCTCCTCATCCCCTATCTCCTTCGACGCAAGAAGAGGTGGAGCAAATGCAAGATCCGGGTGTTCGTTGGGGGCCAGGTCAGCAGGATGGACCAGGAGAGGAAGGC GATCATTTCTCTGTTGAGCAAGTTCCGACTGGGATTTCATGAAGTTCATGTCCTTCCTGACATCAATCAGAAGCCGCGGGCGGAGCA CACCAAGCGCTTTGAGGACATGATTGCACCCTTCCGCCTGAACGATGGCTTCAAGGACGAGGCCACCGTGGCCGAGATGAGGCGGGACTGCCCGTGGAAGATCTCAGATGAGGAGGTCAACAAGAACAGGATCAAG TCCCTTCGGCAGGTGAGACTGAATGAGATCCTGCTGGACTACTCCCGGGAGGCGGCCCTGGTGGTCAT CACCTTGCCCATAGGAAGGAAGGGGAAGTGCCCCAGCTCGCTGTACATGGCCTggctggagaccctgtcccaggaTCTCAGGCCTCCCGTCGTCCTGATCCGGGGAAACCAGGAAAACGTGCTCACCTTCTACTGCCAGTAA